A portion of the Rhodopseudomonas sp. BAL398 genome contains these proteins:
- the cbiB gene encoding adenosylcobinamide-phosphate synthase CbiB: MLIWDHTLLILVAALAFDAVIGDPDWLWRRLAHPVVLIGGLIGWLDRALNRAHWSQRRRKLAGVGAVLILVVTAALVGILLQVSLQRAPGGDLALGLVAATLIAQRSLYQHVAKVRDAFVAGGLDAARAAVAMIVGRDPKRLDAAGVSRAAIESCAENFSDGVVAPVLWLALFGLPGLIVYKAINTADSMIGHRTPRYESFGWAAARLDDLVNLVPARLAGLLIALIAPLAHGSIATSLATMRRDAAKHRSPNAGWPESAMAGALGIALAGPRIYAEGLVDDPLLNAEARIDATPDDIGRALNVMLGACVVQAAAYAALALVL, from the coding sequence TTGCTGATCTGGGACCACACGCTGCTGATCCTGGTCGCCGCGCTGGCGTTCGACGCGGTGATCGGCGATCCGGACTGGCTGTGGCGGCGGCTGGCGCATCCGGTGGTGCTGATCGGCGGCTTGATCGGCTGGCTCGACCGCGCGCTTAATCGCGCGCATTGGTCGCAGCGCCGGCGCAAGCTCGCCGGCGTCGGCGCGGTGCTGATCCTGGTCGTCACCGCGGCGCTGGTCGGAATTTTGCTCCAGGTGAGTTTGCAGCGGGCGCCAGGTGGCGATCTGGCGCTCGGCCTGGTGGCCGCGACGCTGATCGCGCAGCGCAGCCTGTATCAGCACGTCGCCAAGGTCCGCGACGCCTTTGTCGCCGGCGGGCTCGATGCCGCCCGCGCGGCGGTGGCGATGATCGTCGGCCGCGATCCGAAGCGGCTAGATGCGGCCGGGGTGTCGCGCGCCGCGATCGAATCCTGCGCCGAGAATTTCTCCGATGGCGTGGTGGCGCCGGTGCTGTGGCTGGCGCTGTTCGGACTGCCGGGACTGATCGTCTACAAGGCGATCAACACCGCGGATTCGATGATCGGCCATCGCACGCCGCGCTACGAATCATTCGGCTGGGCCGCAGCGCGGCTCGACGATCTGGTCAATCTCGTGCCGGCGCGGCTGGCCGGGCTGCTGATCGCGCTGATCGCGCCACTGGCCCATGGGTCGATCGCGACCTCACTCGCGACGATGCGCCGCGACGCGGCGAAACATCGCTCGCCCAATGCCGGCTGGCCGGAAAGCGCGATGGCCGGCGCGCTCGGCATCGCGCTGGCCGGGCCGCGAATCTATGCCGAGGGTCTGGTCGACGACCCGTTGCTCAATGCCGAGGCGCGGATCGATGCGACGCCAGACGATATCGGCCGCGCCCTCAACGTGATGCTGGGCGCCTGCGTGGTGCAGGCGGCGGCCTATGCGGCGCTGGCGCTGGTGCTGTGA
- a CDS encoding ABC transporter substrate-binding protein: MLIALVAPNTVRADALPRIASINVCTDQLLMTLADPAQILGLSPYARDPVRSWHAAEAARFPLLSGEAEDVLMLKPDIVVAGRYTKRATRELLKQQGLRVVEFDAARSIDDVKKQIRLMGELAGHPDRADTELARLEAAIARLRQVASRKAYRVLPVSRRGWIAGAQSLASSLLTAAGLRNAIGESGSMRAGFRSLETIVSLRPDFLMVTDGGDFAEDEGRAFLLHPALERFYPAAKRIVIPERLINCGGPMLVEAAQRLGAELERVER, translated from the coding sequence ATGCTGATCGCCCTCGTCGCGCCAAATACCGTCCGTGCCGACGCGCTGCCGCGGATCGCTTCGATCAATGTCTGCACCGACCAGTTGCTGATGACGCTGGCGGATCCGGCGCAGATTCTCGGGCTCAGCCCCTATGCCCGCGACCCGGTCCGCTCCTGGCACGCCGCCGAGGCGGCGCGATTTCCGCTTCTGTCCGGCGAAGCCGAGGACGTGCTGATGCTCAAGCCCGACATCGTCGTCGCCGGCCGCTACACCAAGCGGGCGACCCGCGAATTGCTGAAACAGCAGGGCCTGCGCGTGGTCGAGTTCGACGCCGCGCGCTCGATCGACGATGTCAAAAAGCAGATCCGGCTGATGGGTGAACTGGCCGGCCATCCGGATCGTGCCGACACCGAACTGGCGCGGCTGGAGGCGGCGATCGCGCGGCTGCGCCAGGTGGCGTCACGCAAGGCCTATCGGGTGCTGCCGGTGTCGCGACGCGGCTGGATCGCCGGGGCGCAGAGTCTGGCCAGTTCGTTGCTGACCGCCGCGGGCCTGCGCAATGCGATCGGCGAGTCCGGATCGATGCGGGCCGGGTTCAGGTCGCTGGAAACCATCGTCAGCCTGCGACCGGATTTCCTGATGGTCACCGATGGCGGCGATTTCGCCGAGGATGAGGGCCGCGCCTTTCTGCTGCATCCGGCGCTGGAGCGGTTCTATCCGGCCGCCAAGCGCATCGTGATCCCCGAACGGTTGATCAATTGCGGCGGCCCGATGCTGGTGGAGGCGGCGCAGCGACTTGGCGCCGAACTCGAACGGGTGGAGCGCTGA
- a CDS encoding cobyric acid synthase, translating to MTVTPALMIQATGSNAGKSTLVAGLARVLVRRGLKVAPFKPQNMSNNAAVAVDGGEIGRAQAVQARAARLPPSVHMNPVLLKPQTDTGAQIIVQGERWGELGAGNYLYKKPALLPFVLDSFARLARDADIVLVEGAGSPAETNLRAGDIANMGFAAAANVPVVLAGDIDRGGVIASLAGTHLVLEDDERARIHGFIINKFRGDARLFDQGLREITRHTGWPSLGVVPWLPQAAWLPAEDAVDLDRARSSSATRIIAVPMLARIANFDDLDPLGMEPGVKLVFVPPGQPIPGNADVVIIPGSKSTLGDLAFLRAQGWDIDIAAHVRRGGHLLGLCGGYQMLGKTIADPDGLDGPAGRVDGLGLLDIATLMQGDKSTTLVSGIHCTSGAPVQGYEIHLGRSDGADCARPVLTIDGRPDGAISRDGKVQGTYVHGLFTGDAFRKAWLAQLGIASTLAYDSQIETALDALADHLEAHLDIEQILKIARLRHSTSASAA from the coding sequence ATGACCGTCACTCCCGCCTTGATGATCCAGGCCACCGGCTCCAATGCCGGCAAGTCGACGCTGGTGGCCGGGCTGGCGCGGGTGCTGGTGCGGCGCGGGCTGAAGGTGGCGCCGTTCAAGCCGCAGAACATGTCGAACAACGCAGCGGTCGCGGTCGATGGCGGCGAGATCGGCCGGGCGCAGGCGGTGCAGGCCCGCGCGGCGCGGCTGCCGCCGAGCGTGCATATGAATCCGGTGCTGCTGAAGCCGCAGACCGACACCGGGGCGCAGATCATCGTCCAGGGCGAGCGCTGGGGCGAACTCGGCGCCGGCAATTATCTTTACAAGAAGCCGGCGCTGCTGCCCTTCGTGCTGGACAGTTTCGCGCGGCTGGCCCGCGATGCCGACATCGTGCTGGTCGAGGGCGCGGGTAGTCCGGCCGAGACCAATCTGCGCGCCGGCGACATCGCCAATATGGGCTTTGCGGCTGCCGCCAATGTGCCCGTCGTGCTGGCCGGCGACATCGACCGCGGCGGCGTCATCGCCAGCCTCGCCGGCACCCATCTGGTGCTGGAGGATGATGAGCGGGCGCGGATCCACGGCTTCATCATCAACAAGTTTCGCGGCGATGCCCGATTGTTCGATCAGGGCCTCCGCGAGATCACCCGCCACACCGGCTGGCCGTCGCTCGGCGTGGTGCCGTGGCTGCCGCAGGCGGCGTGGCTGCCGGCGGAAGACGCGGTCGATCTCGATCGCGCGCGGTCTTCGTCGGCGACGCGGATCATCGCGGTGCCGATGCTGGCGCGGATCGCCAATTTCGACGATCTCGATCCGCTCGGGATGGAGCCCGGAGTCAAGCTTGTCTTCGTGCCGCCGGGCCAGCCGATCCCCGGCAATGCCGATGTGGTGATCATCCCGGGCAGCAAATCGACGCTCGGCGATCTGGCGTTTCTGCGCGCGCAAGGCTGGGACATCGATATTGCGGCGCATGTCCGCCGCGGCGGCCATCTGTTGGGATTGTGCGGCGGCTATCAGATGCTGGGAAAGACCATCGCCGATCCCGACGGACTCGACGGCCCCGCCGGCCGTGTCGACGGGCTCGGCCTGCTCGATATCGCCACGCTGATGCAGGGCGACAAATCCACCACGCTGGTCAGCGGCATTCACTGCACCAGCGGTGCGCCGGTCCAGGGCTATGAGATTCATCTCGGCCGCAGCGACGGCGCCGATTGCGCCCGCCCGGTGCTGACGATCGACGGCCGCCCCGACGGCGCGATCTCGCGCGACGGGAAGGTGCAGGGCACCTATGTGCATGGCCTGTTCACCGGCGACGCCTTCCGCAAGGCCTGGCTGGCGCAGCTAGGCATCGCGTCAACGCTCGCTTATGACTCACAGATCGAAACCGCGCTCGACGCGCTGGCCGATCATCTCGAGGCGCATCTCGACATTGAGCAGATCCTCAAGATCGCCCGCTTGCGTCACAGCACCAGCGCCAGCGCCGCATAG
- the cobN gene encoding cobaltochelatase subunit CobN codes for MHLKLDQGGTIDDGAIARDLGQETADIVVLSAADSDLAAFAAAHATLPKDYPSLRLTNLLALGHPASVDAYVERTLRGAKIVLLRMLGGESYWPHGVESLRADALRRGTLFACVPGEMAFDPALAARGTVDLDDSHALWRYCSEGGVDNAQLALRYAAYLIMRDDAPPPARPMPAAGFWPAEPAPTARRNALVIFYRALVAGSDTAAIDALRSALDERGLNPVCLYVTSLKDARSAAFLRAALAAYPPDVIINATAFATATASDDAGVLAASGCPVLQVAQAAMSQEAWQASSRGLNPRDLAMHVVLPEVDGRLFAGVVAFKQRNDSDADFTPTLYHPLADRVDAVAELAWAWVRLRRLPPHKRRVAIVLANYPNRDGRLGNGVGLDTPQSLVDVLMAMRDAGYASGEAPGDAATLVRILQDGPTNALADRAARIGGVAWPVADYKIAFATLPENVRRAVEARWGNPADDPHVVDGSFRLGLHRFDHVLVGVQPARGYNIDPQSSFHDPDLVPPHHYLAFYLWIRRAFDAHAVVHLGKHGNLEWLPGKSAGLSQDCFPTAVLGPLPQLYPFIVNDPGEGVQAKRRTAAVIIDHLTPPMTRAELHGDLARLENLVDEYALATDLDPTRADAIAQDILSVARAQRLDADIHITRDTPTYEALRALDAHLCDLKEMQIRDGLHIFGSSPPVARCNDLLVSIARLPRSELAPRDASLHRALARDLGLGDFDPLTRDLVDDYVGPCPVLLAGLIDAAWRSVGDTVERIEALALRLVAGDVACDPAWSQTRAVLDWINATLRPAVEACGAAEMRALLQGLDGQFVRPGPSGAPTRGRPDVLPTGRNFFAVDVRAVPTPSAWRIGKLAAERLVEAYWQEAGDWPRAIALSAWGTANMRTGGDDVAQALALIGARPVWEQTTGRVTGFAITSLSELRRPRIDVTFRVSGLFRDAFPTQMDIIGSAVRAIAELDEPHDANPIAANVRARARELEAGGIDPATARRQAAWRVFGSKPGAYGAGLQALIDEGGWDRRGDLAESYLAWGGYAYGAGDDGEAARDAFAARLTVTDLVAQTQDNREHDILDSDDYYQFIGGLAATVQSLRGTAPRIAHIDTSRPEAPLPRPLAHEISRVVRGRAANPKWIQGAMRHGYKGAFEIAATVDYLFGFAASTDAVGSHHFDQLFAAYLEDEQVRDFMRDANPAALAETAARFAEAIRRGLWTPRANCAADLIADLLPNPKDPA; via the coding sequence ATGCATCTGAAACTCGACCAGGGCGGCACTATCGACGACGGCGCGATCGCGCGTGATCTCGGGCAGGAGACCGCCGACATCGTGGTGCTGTCGGCCGCCGATAGCGACTTGGCGGCTTTCGCGGCGGCGCATGCGACGCTGCCGAAGGATTATCCCAGCCTGCGCCTGACCAATCTGCTGGCGCTCGGCCATCCGGCCTCGGTCGATGCTTATGTCGAGCGCACGCTGCGCGGCGCCAAGATCGTGCTGCTGCGGATGCTCGGCGGCGAGAGCTACTGGCCGCACGGCGTCGAGAGTCTACGCGCCGATGCGCTGCGGCGCGGCACGCTGTTCGCCTGCGTGCCGGGCGAGATGGCGTTCGATCCGGCGCTGGCGGCGCGCGGCACGGTCGACCTCGACGACAGCCATGCGCTGTGGCGCTATTGCTCCGAGGGTGGCGTCGACAATGCCCAGCTGGCGCTGCGCTACGCCGCCTATCTGATCATGCGCGACGACGCGCCGCCGCCGGCGCGACCGATGCCGGCCGCCGGGTTCTGGCCGGCCGAACCCGCGCCTACCGCGCGGCGCAACGCCTTGGTGATCTTCTACCGCGCGCTGGTCGCGGGCTCCGATACCGCGGCGATCGACGCGCTGCGCTCTGCGCTCGACGAACGCGGCCTCAACCCGGTCTGCCTCTATGTCACCAGCCTGAAGGATGCGCGCTCGGCGGCGTTTCTGCGCGCAGCGCTGGCGGCCTATCCGCCCGATGTCATCATCAACGCCACCGCTTTCGCCACCGCCACGGCGAGCGACGATGCCGGGGTGCTGGCGGCCTCGGGTTGCCCGGTGCTGCAGGTGGCGCAGGCCGCAATGTCACAAGAGGCCTGGCAGGCCTCCAGCCGCGGCCTCAACCCGCGCGACCTGGCGATGCATGTGGTGCTGCCGGAGGTCGACGGCCGACTCTTTGCCGGCGTGGTTGCCTTCAAGCAGCGCAACGATAGTGACGCGGATTTCACCCCGACGCTGTATCACCCGCTCGCCGATCGCGTCGACGCCGTCGCCGAACTGGCCTGGGCCTGGGTTCGGCTGCGGCGGCTGCCGCCGCACAAGCGCCGCGTCGCCATCGTGTTGGCGAACTACCCCAACCGCGACGGACGCCTCGGCAACGGCGTCGGGCTTGATACGCCGCAGAGTCTGGTTGACGTGCTGATGGCGATGCGCGACGCCGGCTACGCCAGCGGCGAGGCGCCGGGCGACGCCGCCACCCTGGTGCGGATCCTGCAGGACGGCCCGACCAATGCGCTCGCCGATCGGGCGGCGCGCATCGGCGGCGTGGCCTGGCCGGTGGCGGACTACAAGATCGCCTTTGCGACGCTGCCGGAGAATGTCCGGCGCGCGGTGGAGGCGCGCTGGGGCAATCCGGCGGATGATCCGCATGTGGTCGATGGCAGCTTCCGGCTCGGCCTGCATCGCTTCGACCATGTGCTGGTCGGGGTGCAGCCGGCGCGCGGCTACAATATCGATCCGCAATCGAGCTTCCATGATCCCGATTTGGTGCCGCCGCATCATTATCTGGCGTTCTATCTGTGGATCCGGCGCGCCTTCGACGCCCACGCGGTGGTCCATCTCGGAAAGCACGGCAATCTGGAGTGGCTGCCGGGCAAGAGCGCCGGCCTGTCGCAGGATTGCTTCCCGACCGCGGTGCTGGGGCCATTGCCGCAGCTCTATCCGTTCATCGTCAACGATCCCGGCGAGGGCGTTCAGGCCAAGCGCCGCACCGCTGCCGTCATCATCGATCATCTGACCCCGCCGATGACCCGCGCCGAACTGCATGGCGATCTGGCGCGGCTGGAAAACCTGGTCGACGAATATGCGCTGGCCACCGATCTCGATCCGACCCGCGCCGATGCGATCGCCCAGGATATTCTGTCGGTGGCGAGGGCGCAGCGGCTCGACGCCGATATTCACATCACCCGCGACACCCCGACTTACGAGGCGCTGCGCGCGCTCGACGCGCATCTGTGCGACCTCAAGGAAATGCAGATCCGCGACGGCCTGCACATTTTCGGCAGCTCGCCGCCGGTGGCGCGATGCAACGACCTCTTGGTGTCGATCGCCCGGCTGCCGCGCTCGGAGCTGGCGCCGCGCGACGCCTCGCTGCATCGGGCGCTGGCGCGCGATCTGGGGCTTGGCGATTTCGATCCGCTGACCCGCGACCTGGTCGATGATTATGTCGGGCCGTGTCCCGTGCTGCTGGCGGGGCTGATCGACGCCGCCTGGCGCAGTGTTGGCGACACCGTGGAGCGGATCGAGGCGCTGGCGCTGCGATTGGTGGCGGGCGATGTCGCTTGCGATCCGGCATGGAGCCAGACCAGGGCAGTGCTCGACTGGATCAACGCCACCTTGCGCCCTGCGGTTGAGGCTTGCGGCGCCGCCGAGATGCGCGCGTTGCTGCAGGGACTCGACGGCCAGTTCGTGCGTCCCGGCCCGTCCGGCGCGCCGACCCGCGGCCGGCCCGACGTGCTGCCGACCGGGCGGAATTTTTTCGCTGTCGATGTCCGCGCGGTGCCGACGCCGTCGGCGTGGCGGATCGGCAAGCTCGCCGCCGAACGGCTGGTCGAAGCCTATTGGCAGGAGGCCGGCGATTGGCCGCGGGCGATCGCGCTGTCGGCCTGGGGCACCGCCAATATGCGCACCGGCGGCGACGACGTGGCGCAGGCGCTGGCGCTGATCGGCGCGCGGCCGGTATGGGAGCAGACCACCGGGCGGGTCACCGGCTTTGCGATCACCTCGCTGTCGGAGCTGAGGCGGCCGCGGATCGACGTCACCTTCCGGGTCTCCGGGCTGTTTCGCGATGCGTTTCCGACCCAGATGGACATCATCGGCAGCGCGGTGCGCGCCATCGCCGAACTCGACGAGCCCCACGACGCCAATCCGATCGCCGCCAATGTCCGGGCGCGGGCGCGCGAGCTGGAGGCCGGTGGCATCGATCCAGCCACCGCGCGGCGGCAGGCGGCGTGGCGGGTGTTCGGCTCAAAACCCGGCGCCTATGGGGCGGGGTTGCAGGCGCTGATCGACGAAGGCGGCTGGGATCGTCGCGGCGATCTCGCCGAATCCTATCTGGCCTGGGGCGGCTACGCCTATGGGGCCGGCGATGACGGCGAAGCCGCGCGCGACGCCTTCGCGGCGCGGCTGACCGTCACCGATCTGGTGGCGCAGACCCAGGACAATCGCGAACACGATATTCTCGACTCCGACGATTACTACCAGTTCATCGGCGGCCTCGCCGCCACGGTGCAAAGCCTGCGCGGCACCGCGCCGCGGATTGCCCATATCGACACCTCGCGGCCGGAAGCGCCATTGCCGCGGCCGCTTGCCCACGAAATCTCCCGCGTGGTGCGCGGCCGCGCCGCCAATCCGAAATGGATTCAAGGCGCGATGCGGCACGGCTACAAGGGCGCCTTCGAGATCGCCGCGACGGTGGACTATCTGTTCGGCTTTGCGGCCTCGACCGACGCCGTCGGCAGCCATCATTTCGATCAGCTGTTCGCCGCCTATCTGGAGGACGAACAGGTCCGCGACTTCATGCGCGACGCCAATCCGGCGGCTTTGGCCGAGACCGCCGCGCGCTTTGCCGAAGCGATCCGGCGCGGGCTGTGGACACCGCGCGCCAATTGCGCCGCCGATCTGATCGCCGACCTGCTGCCCAACCCGAAGGACCCCGCATGA
- the cobO gene encoding cob(I)yrinic acid a,c-diamide adenosyltransferase, which translates to MTATDSDDNARHAEKARKHKAARDKIMAGKTGEKGLLIVHTGTGKGKTSAALGMVFRHIGHEMPVGVVQFTKSPKWDTGEARLLAKFPELVTLHIMGEGFTWETQDRERDIAAATKGWERAKELIRDDRHRMVLLDELNIVLRYDYLPLDEVLTFLRDEKPADKHVVITGRNAKPELIEMADLVTEMTLVKHPFRAGVKGQKGVEF; encoded by the coding sequence ATGACCGCGACCGACAGCGACGACAATGCCCGCCACGCCGAGAAGGCCAGGAAGCACAAGGCGGCGCGCGACAAGATCATGGCCGGCAAGACCGGCGAGAAGGGCCTGCTGATCGTCCACACCGGCACCGGCAAGGGCAAGACCTCGGCGGCGCTCGGCATGGTGTTCCGCCATATCGGTCACGAGATGCCGGTCGGCGTGGTGCAGTTCACCAAATCGCCGAAATGGGACACCGGCGAGGCCAGGCTGCTGGCGAAATTCCCCGAATTGGTGACGCTGCACATCATGGGCGAGGGTTTTACCTGGGAGACCCAAGACCGCGAACGCGACATCGCAGCCGCCACCAAAGGCTGGGAACGCGCCAAGGAGCTGATCCGCGACGACCGCCACCGCATGGTGCTGCTCGACGAGCTCAACATCGTGCTGCGCTACGACTATCTGCCGCTCGACGAGGTGCTGACCTTCCTGCGCGACGAGAAGCCGGCCGACAAGCACGTCGTCATTACCGGCCGCAACGCCAAGCCGGAGCTGATCGAGATGGCCGATCTGGTCACCGAGATGACCCTGGTGAAGCACCCGTTCCGCGCCGGCGTGAAGGGCCAGAAGGGCGTGGAGTTCTAG